The Nocardioides panzhihuensis genome has a segment encoding these proteins:
- a CDS encoding aldehyde dehydrogenase family protein, with translation MGFFDQDQWTGRAYVGGWVRLSGTLDVAAPATGEAIAAVASGQRADIDQAVSLAVEAQREWASRPAEARAEVMRRAAELLTEHQDVLVDWLVREAGSGQGKAAFEAGLVAAELHQAAATALMPYGQLLQSSHPRLSVARRRPVGVVGVISPFNFPAILAARSIFPAIALGNAVVLKPDPRTSVGGGLFLAALLEEAGLPAGLLSVVPGRVEAGSALVEHPEVPVISFTGSTEAGRIIGERAGSLLKRAHLELGGNNAMIVLPGVDIAAAASAGAWGSFLHQGQICMTTGRHLVHTDIYDEYVATLAAKAAGLTVGDPAGGAPLGPIIDAGQRDKVHALVTASIEAGARLETGGTYEGLFYRPTVLSAVAPEHPAFADEIFGPVAPVTRFETVDEAIDLVRRSDYGLSVGVLTTDPFAAYELADRIPSGIVHVNDQTVDDEAQAPFGGIGASGTGARFGGHEANIDAFTETQWVTVQSRIQPYPF, from the coding sequence ATGGGTTTCTTCGACCAGGACCAGTGGACCGGCAGGGCGTACGTCGGGGGCTGGGTGAGGCTGAGCGGGACGCTGGACGTGGCCGCGCCCGCGACCGGCGAGGCGATCGCTGCGGTCGCCTCCGGACAAAGGGCCGACATCGACCAAGCGGTGAGCCTGGCGGTCGAGGCCCAGCGGGAGTGGGCGAGCCGGCCGGCCGAGGCGCGCGCCGAGGTGATGCGCCGGGCCGCGGAGCTCCTGACCGAGCATCAGGACGTACTGGTCGACTGGCTCGTCCGCGAGGCCGGGTCCGGCCAGGGTAAAGCGGCCTTCGAGGCCGGCCTGGTCGCCGCCGAGCTCCACCAGGCCGCTGCGACCGCGTTGATGCCGTACGGCCAGCTGCTCCAGTCGTCGCACCCGCGACTGAGCGTCGCCCGGCGTCGCCCGGTTGGCGTCGTCGGCGTCATCTCACCGTTCAACTTCCCTGCGATCCTGGCGGCTCGCTCGATCTTTCCGGCGATCGCGCTGGGCAACGCCGTGGTCCTCAAACCCGACCCGCGCACCAGCGTCGGCGGTGGGCTGTTCCTTGCCGCGCTCCTCGAGGAGGCCGGGCTCCCGGCCGGGCTGCTGTCCGTCGTCCCCGGACGGGTCGAGGCCGGCTCGGCGCTCGTCGAGCACCCAGAGGTCCCGGTCATCTCCTTCACCGGCTCGACCGAGGCCGGCCGGATCATCGGGGAGCGCGCCGGGAGCCTGCTCAAGCGCGCCCACCTCGAGCTCGGCGGCAACAACGCCATGATCGTGCTGCCCGGCGTCGACATCGCCGCCGCAGCCTCCGCCGGCGCCTGGGGCTCCTTCCTGCACCAGGGCCAGATCTGCATGACCACAGGCCGCCACCTGGTCCACACCGACATCTACGACGAGTACGTCGCGACCTTGGCGGCGAAGGCCGCCGGCCTCACCGTGGGCGATCCGGCCGGCGGCGCACCGCTGGGGCCGATCATCGACGCCGGGCAGCGCGACAAGGTGCACGCTCTGGTCACCGCATCGATCGAGGCCGGGGCGAGGCTGGAGACGGGCGGGACGTACGAGGGCCTCTTCTACCGGCCGACGGTGCTGTCGGCGGTGGCGCCGGAGCATCCCGCGTTCGCCGACGAGATCTTCGGGCCGGTCGCCCCGGTGACCAGGTTCGAGACCGTCGACGAGGCGATCGACCTGGTGCGCCGCAGCGACTACGGCCTCTCGGTCGGGGTCCTCACCACGGATCCGTTCGCGGCCTACGAGCTCGCCGACCGGATCCCCAGCGGGATCGTGCACGTCAACGACCAGACCGTCGACGACGAGGCCCAGGCGCCCTTCGGTGGCATCGGCGCCTCCGGCACCGGCGCCCGGTTCGGCGGTCACGAGGCCAACATCGACGCCTTCACCGAGACCCAGTGGGTCACCGTGCAGTCGCGGATCCAGCCGTACCCGTTCTGA
- a CDS encoding helix-turn-helix transcriptional regulator — translation MSAVVEVDSADAWQSVVSSCFVPLACNDVEPGFSGRMEHTQLDDGIAVALATSSGHSSTRTARLARGAGGDDLHLSLQRSSTGTVSSGSRTVAVRPGSVSVYRVDAPYLVDYSAPHQQQLLVQVSRSSIRLPNGMLGEAADRVALPRFQEAPAARALFSYAAALPEAESSAEVATVVRDLAAAMIHSAFTNAPVTPHTTAGLRHTVRQHLRDHARDRELTMADVARRHGVSRRRLYQAFEESGSSPAAYLRSVRLAVAAEMFSAERQPSGGICAVAYACGFNDPLTFTRAFRRAYGVTPREWRAGDRGG, via the coding sequence ATGAGCGCGGTCGTCGAGGTCGACAGCGCCGACGCCTGGCAGTCGGTCGTGAGCAGCTGCTTCGTGCCTCTCGCCTGCAACGACGTCGAGCCCGGGTTCTCCGGCCGGATGGAGCACACCCAGCTCGACGACGGCATCGCCGTGGCACTCGCGACCTCTTCGGGCCACAGCTCCACCCGCACCGCCCGGCTCGCCCGCGGCGCCGGCGGAGACGATCTGCACCTGTCGCTGCAGCGCTCGAGCACCGGCACGGTCTCCTCCGGTTCCCGGACCGTCGCCGTACGCCCCGGCTCGGTGTCGGTCTACCGGGTCGACGCCCCATATCTCGTCGACTACTCCGCACCGCACCAGCAGCAGCTCCTCGTCCAGGTCTCCCGCTCCTCGATACGACTGCCGAACGGCATGCTGGGCGAGGCCGCGGACCGGGTCGCGCTCCCCCGTTTCCAGGAAGCACCCGCCGCGCGTGCGCTCTTCTCCTACGCGGCCGCGCTCCCCGAGGCGGAGAGCTCAGCCGAGGTGGCGACCGTGGTGCGCGACCTGGCCGCGGCGATGATCCACTCCGCGTTCACCAACGCCCCGGTCACCCCGCACACCACCGCCGGGCTGCGCCACACCGTGCGCCAGCATCTGCGCGATCATGCCCGAGACCGCGAGCTGACCATGGCCGACGTCGCGCGTCGCCACGGTGTCTCCCGGCGGCGGCTCTACCAGGCCTTCGAGGAGTCCGGCAGCTCACCAGCCGCCTACCTCCGCTCCGTACGCCTGGCCGTCGCGGCCGAGATGTTCTCCGCCGAGCGTCAGCCATCGGGCGGCATCTGCGCAGTCGCGTACGCCTGTGGGTTCAACGACCCGCTCACCTTCACGCGAGCCTTCCGCCGGGCCTACGGCGTCACCCCGCGCGAGTGGCGCGCCGGAGACCGCGGCGGCTGA